The DNA sequence CATGGCCCGCACCGCGGGGTCGCGCACGCGCGCGTCGGTGAAGGCGTCGAGGCCGAGGCGGCCGTCGAGCATCGCCACCGCCGCGCAGAACTCGAGGCTCGGCTTGCCCTCGAGCCCTGTCCGGGGCTCGGTGCGGATGAGGACGCCCTGGAAGATGTAGCTCACGCCGACGCGGATCTCGCGCACCGCGGCGGGATCGATCCGGTGCCGGGCGCGCAGCGCCAGGATCGCGTCGATCGCCCGCTGGAGCGGCGCCCCGCACGGGTAGGGCTTCAAGACGGAGCCCGCGACCCGGATCTCCCACGCCTCGCCGAGGCCCTTCGTGAGCTGTTCGAGGTCGGCGCCCCCGGGGCCGGCGAACAGGGCGCAGTAGCCCATACGCGACTCGAGGATGCCCCGGTCGGCGGTGACGCCGCGCCTCGCCAGTTCCGCGGCGACCACGCCGCTGCGGGCGGCGTGGCCGGCGTGGAACGGCATCGTCATCGTTCCGAACTGCTGGCGCGACCCGCCCGCCATCGCGGTCGCGATCCCGAGGGCCATCTCGACCCGGTGGGCGTCGAGGCGGAGGAGGTGGGCGCCGGCGGCGGCGGCGGCGACCGTCCCCAGGCTGATCGTGGCGTGCCACCCCTTCTCGTAGTGGGAGGGGTTGAGCGCGCGGCCGAGCTTCGTGAGCACCTCGTAGCCGATCACGTAGGCCTCGAGGACGGCCCGGCCCGACGATCCGGCCGGCTCCCCGAGCGCGAGCAGGGCCGGCGCGAGCACGACGCTCGGGTGGGCCAGGGTCACGAACGTGGTGTCGTCGTAGAGGAGCGCGTGCGCCATCACGCCGTTGGCGAGCGCCGCCTGGGTGGTGCCGGTCTTGAAGCCGCCGGCTACGACGCTCGCCGCCGGCGTCCCCCCGGCTTCGCGGACCCAGGCGGTCAGGATCCGGCCCACGGGTTCCGCCGCCCCCGCCAGGGTGGTCGCCGTCACATCAAGGAAGGCGGTGCGCGCCAGCGCGATGGCCGCCGACGGAATGGCGCCTCCGTCCGTC is a window from the Candidatus Methylomirabilota bacterium genome containing:
- a CDS encoding MmgE/PrpD family protein; this encodes MSRAGEARGATAELSRFVAQTDGGAIPSAAIALARTAFLDVTATTLAGAAEPVGRILTAWVREAGGTPAASVVAGGFKTGTTQAALANGVMAHALLYDDTTFVTLAHPSVVLAPALLALGEPAGSSGRAVLEAYVIGYEVLTKLGRALNPSHYEKGWHATISLGTVAAAAAGAHLLRLDAHRVEMALGIATAMAGGSRQQFGTMTMPFHAGHAARSGVVAAELARRGVTADRGILESRMGYCALFAGPGGADLEQLTKGLGEAWEIRVAGSVLKPYPCGAPLQRAIDAILALRARHRIDPAAVREIRVGVSYIFQGVLIRTEPRTGLEGKPSLEFCAAVAMLDGRLGLDAFTDARVRDPAVRAMMARVRTYVDPALERGAPGVAADPFGDRTTVTIVLDDGRELAETVRFPWGSPENPMSRDELVGKYREAARLSLDRARAERALGLLERLDTLPSVRPLMDALRGAKRAGTAARRAGPRRAHHG